From Actinomycetota bacterium, the proteins below share one genomic window:
- a CDS encoding NADPH-dependent F420 reductase, producing the protein MTRVTIVGAGNMGRGIGTRVVAGGHQVEIVDRDPADAQRLAGDLGGSATALDPQEPFGGEVVVLAVYYPGIKDAARQYADQLAGKTVVDITNPVDTQTWDRLATPPGTSSAEEVQQLVPQGTPVVKAFNTTFSGTLVGGEVDGQRLDVLIAGDDEAAKQKVSQLAADGGLRPIDVGPLSRAQQLEQLGFLHISLQQPLGLNFGSAVKLVMP; encoded by the coding sequence GTGACACGAGTGACGATCGTTGGTGCGGGCAACATGGGCCGCGGCATCGGAACCCGCGTGGTCGCGGGAGGCCACCAGGTCGAGATCGTGGACCGCGACCCGGCGGATGCGCAGCGGCTCGCCGGGGACCTCGGTGGCTCCGCCACCGCGCTCGATCCCCAGGAACCGTTCGGCGGCGAAGTGGTCGTCCTCGCCGTCTACTATCCCGGCATCAAGGACGCCGCCCGGCAGTACGCCGACCAGCTCGCCGGCAAGACCGTCGTCGACATCACCAACCCGGTCGACACCCAGACCTGGGACCGGCTGGCGACGCCCCCCGGGACCTCCTCCGCCGAGGAGGTCCAGCAGCTCGTCCCGCAGGGGACACCGGTCGTGAAGGCGTTCAACACCACCTTCTCCGGCACGCTCGTGGGGGGCGAGGTCGACGGCCAGCGGCTCGACGTCCTCATCGCCGGTGACGACGAGGCCGCCAAGCAGAAGGTGTCGCAGCTGGCCGCCGACGGCGGGCTGCGGCCCATCGACGTCGGCCCCCTCAGCCGCGCCCAGCAGCTCGAGCAGCTCGGCTTCCTCCACATCTCGCTCCAGCAGCCG
- a CDS encoding TrkA C-terminal domain-containing protein, giving the protein MTIELVGTKARLQQPLELVAPSYFVDPVAQEGKRMEPDSGLDFVVDDLPGIGRSYQMTGTNGGLITVVIHDSGRRVVYGRNADADQASAVELSDHQARKLGAILGGAFFKPAVVEEVEAVFDDLLIDWVALEPDSPGADRSIAELEIRRATGVTIIAIIRGDQAITAPEPSEILRAGDRLVVVSRPRDLGAFRDLVVG; this is encoded by the coding sequence TTGACGATCGAGCTCGTGGGCACCAAGGCACGGCTCCAGCAACCACTGGAGTTGGTGGCGCCGTCATACTTCGTCGACCCGGTTGCACAGGAGGGCAAGCGCATGGAGCCCGACAGCGGTCTCGACTTCGTCGTCGACGACCTGCCAGGAATCGGTCGCAGCTACCAGATGACGGGAACCAACGGCGGCCTCATCACCGTCGTCATCCATGACAGCGGGCGCCGCGTTGTCTACGGCCGCAACGCCGATGCCGACCAGGCCTCGGCGGTAGAGCTGAGCGACCACCAGGCGCGCAAGCTCGGGGCGATTCTGGGCGGGGCGTTCTTCAAGCCGGCGGTGGTGGAGGAGGTCGAGGCGGTGTTCGACGACCTGCTCATCGACTGGGTGGCCCTCGAGCCCGACTCGCCTGGGGCTGACAGGTCCATCGCCGAGCTGGAGATACGTCGCGCAACCGGGGTGACCATCATCGCCATCATCCGCGGCGATCAGGCGATCACTGCTCCCGAGCCATCAGAGATCCTGCGGGCCGGCGACCGCCTCGTCGTCGTCAGCCGGCCCCGGGACCTGGGTGCGTTCCGTGATCTCGTCGTGGGCTGA